Proteins from a genomic interval of Planctomycetota bacterium:
- a CDS encoding PEP-CTERM sorting domain-containing protein (PEP-CTERM proteins occur, often in large numbers, in the proteomes of bacteria that also encode an exosortase, a predicted intramembrane cysteine proteinase. The presence of a PEP-CTERM domain at a protein's C-terminus predicts cleavage within the sorting domain, followed by covalent anchoring to some some component of the (usually Gram-negative) cell surface. Many PEP-CTERM proteins exhibit an unusual sequence composition that includes large numbers of potential glycosylation sites. Expression of one such protein has been shown restore the ability of a bacterium to form floc, a type of biofilm.): protein MSKRAVQRLCLLALAALASAHSASALVLYSDDFSGASPALLNGTVPDVSFTGQPWTAGSLWFADGSKTSNGSNHAWLPFIPYPGNRYTLSLDVNPNIGATTDWFALGFSASNVVNNAFHDGANQAVAWMLNRDQDSSTSAFQTFLGPSTANGASHDPNPDIVGWLNMKVILDTQGGAWTAEWFVNNVSIRGPVAFGANPTITYVGFGSYNNTQGFVDNFLLTADFPHVLPPPLRRHYTMDDNAASPTVTDSANALHAAYVGANTDARHAPGRIGAGALTLNGTSDYILIDNGVDINFGSGAYRGLTMAGWVRTTDLNGMLLSFRTQGGSGNPLVELGVWNGRPFGQIRDDAGQGLQTIQNAGPLVNDNAWHHLAVRRRDDGFLELYADGLLVAVSGGACTGAITTSVFRAVGAELRWVADNANSADQRFLAGLADDLGIWNAALSPQHIALIHALGYFNGTDLASPDIPALLDAYNVQGLVALANSQLWGYATGLTGPTGTVAGAILTGNATVVLNGAAGTGLAFLGTVPEPATLALLALGGLGLLRRRRRPAV from the coding sequence ATGAGCAAGCGCGCCGTTCAGCGTCTGTGCCTCCTCGCACTCGCCGCCCTCGCGAGCGCCCACTCTGCGAGCGCCTTGGTCCTCTACTCCGACGACTTCAGCGGCGCGTCCCCTGCCCTCCTCAACGGGACCGTGCCCGACGTTTCGTTCACCGGCCAGCCCTGGACCGCCGGGTCCCTGTGGTTCGCCGACGGGTCGAAGACCTCCAACGGCAGCAACCACGCCTGGCTCCCCTTCATCCCCTATCCTGGCAACCGTTACACCCTGTCGCTGGACGTCAATCCGAATATTGGCGCGACGACCGACTGGTTCGCCCTCGGCTTCTCGGCCAGCAACGTCGTCAACAACGCCTTCCACGACGGCGCCAACCAGGCCGTCGCCTGGATGCTCAACCGCGACCAGGACTCCTCGACCTCGGCGTTCCAGACCTTCCTCGGCCCTTCCACCGCCAACGGAGCCAGCCACGACCCCAACCCCGACATCGTCGGCTGGCTCAACATGAAAGTCATCCTCGACACCCAGGGCGGCGCCTGGACCGCCGAGTGGTTCGTCAACAACGTCTCCATCCGCGGCCCTGTCGCCTTCGGCGCCAACCCCACCATCACCTACGTCGGCTTCGGCTCCTACAACAACACCCAGGGCTTCGTAGACAACTTCCTGCTCACCGCCGACTTCCCCCACGTGCTCCCGCCGCCGCTGCGTCGGCACTACACGATGGATGACAACGCCGCCAGCCCCACCGTCACCGACTCCGCCAACGCCCTCCACGCCGCCTACGTGGGCGCCAACACCGACGCCCGCCACGCCCCCGGCCGCATCGGCGCGGGCGCCCTCACCCTCAACGGCACCAGCGACTACATCCTCATTGACAACGGGGTGGACATTAACTTCGGCTCGGGCGCCTATCGCGGCCTCACGATGGCAGGGTGGGTGCGCACCACCGACCTCAACGGCATGCTCCTGTCCTTCCGCACCCAGGGCGGCAGCGGCAACCCCCTCGTCGAGCTGGGCGTGTGGAACGGCCGGCCCTTCGGGCAGATCCGCGACGACGCAGGCCAGGGCCTCCAAACCATCCAGAACGCCGGCCCCCTCGTCAACGACAACGCCTGGCACCACCTGGCCGTCCGCCGCCGCGACGACGGCTTCCTCGAGCTCTACGCCGACGGCCTCCTCGTCGCCGTCAGCGGCGGCGCCTGCACCGGCGCCATCACCACCAGCGTCTTCCGCGCCGTGGGCGCCGAGCTCCGTTGGGTCGCCGACAACGCCAACAGCGCCGATCAGCGGTTCCTGGCCGGCCTGGCCGACGACCTGGGCATCTGGAACGCCGCCCTCAGCCCCCAGCACATCGCGCTGATCCACGCCCTCGGCTACTTCAACGGCACCGACCTCGCCAGCCCCGACATCCCGGCCCTGCTCGACGCCTACAACGTGCAGGGCCTTGTGGCCCTCGCCAACAGCCAACTCTGGGGCTACGCCACCGGCCTCACCGGCCCGACTGGCACCGTCGCCGGCGCCATCCTCACAGGGAACGCCACCGTCGTCCTCAACGGCGCCGCCGGCACCGGCCTCGCCTTCCTCGGCACCGTGCCCGAGCCGGCCACCCTTGCCCTCCTCGCCCTGG
- a CDS encoding PEP-CTERM sorting domain-containing protein: protein MSSTFRSHFMPVRRLLAAFAILPLLTCLAAAAPIYRTGAVPGDTDWFTAANWDTGVLPTDSDDAFIGDTGYLTPAIVDIAAGGAVADNLTLGNDATSSGTLNLLPGGSLSVTHNVVVGSDGTGALVQTGGWLQALYVVVQDTASQTGGTTEAFGLAVTNGRGGEAQMTLGPGTLTTAITWVGVADLLGTGPGSGRFDQTGGTHAVLASLSEGQGGFLGVGLQTGGTGAYSLSGADALLQTPSTALGLVGGDGTFSHTAGTHLITSDSSPMGSFLAGFNLPGLFLGFGLEEVEAFPESYVIAYPSTGSYSLTGGTLTVTRMPADAQAVIWLGTSGTGTLLLGDANGTGTLNETDPPQPMGNEVGVSLVLRPMPWEGGDSATVRGWGAPSLTGFLWNNGRVIADGYGQDRDLDLRSFSQVMSQAGLDGTPLLQSDGTQAGWYAQNHGRLLLPTYTEATQTGYAVHWGTGRFYDEGDMGTPVNSLAILLDGLLEGPPPFSIALLAPDHGDVPAGTTGTILGIWDIGVVGGLPEGTTADLVFRYDDFLAAFIGLNEADILIYHFDGLSWAPLTTFVDTEAHTAMTSGVTSFSPFAVGLNITSQEAAIPEPGSLALLALGGLGLLRRRRRA from the coding sequence GTGAGTTCCACCTTCCGCAGTCACTTCATGCCCGTGCGTCGCCTCCTTGCCGCCTTCGCCATCCTGCCGCTCCTGACCTGCTTGGCGGCAGCGGCCCCGATCTACCGCACGGGCGCCGTGCCCGGCGACACCGACTGGTTCACCGCCGCCAACTGGGACACCGGCGTGCTCCCCACGGACAGCGACGACGCATTCATCGGCGATACGGGTTACCTGACCCCCGCCATCGTGGACATCGCGGCGGGCGGGGCGGTGGCCGACAACCTGACGCTCGGCAACGACGCGACCTCGTCCGGCACCCTCAACCTGTTGCCGGGCGGCAGCCTCTCCGTGACGCACAACGTCGTTGTGGGCAGCGACGGCACGGGCGCACTCGTCCAGACGGGCGGCTGGCTCCAAGCGCTCTACGTCGTCGTTCAGGACACGGCCAGCCAGACCGGCGGCACGACCGAGGCGTTCGGGCTCGCCGTGACCAACGGGCGCGGCGGCGAGGCCCAGATGACCCTCGGCCCCGGCACCCTCACCACTGCCATCACATGGGTGGGCGTGGCTGACTTGCTGGGCACGGGGCCGGGTAGCGGGCGCTTCGACCAGACCGGCGGCACCCACGCCGTTCTCGCCAGCCTCAGCGAAGGCCAGGGCGGCTTCCTGGGCGTCGGCCTCCAGACCGGCGGCACCGGCGCCTACTCCCTCAGCGGCGCCGACGCCCTGCTTCAGACGCCCTCCACGGCGCTCGGCCTCGTCGGCGGCGACGGCACCTTCAGCCACACGGCGGGCACACATCTCATCACGTCCGACTCCTCGCCCATGGGCAGCTTCCTTGCGGGATTCAATCTCCCGGGCCTCTTCCTCGGCTTCGGGTTGGAGGAGGTGGAGGCATTCCCCGAGAGTTATGTGATTGCCTACCCCTCGACGGGCTCCTATTCCTTGACCGGCGGCACCCTCACCGTCACCCGTATGCCGGCCGATGCGCAAGCGGTCATCTGGCTGGGCACCTCAGGCACGGGCACGCTGCTCCTCGGCGACGCCAACGGCACCGGCACCCTCAATGAGACCGACCCGCCTCAGCCGATGGGCAACGAGGTGGGCGTGAGCCTTGTCCTCCGCCCAATGCCCTGGGAAGGGGGCGACAGTGCCACCGTGCGTGGCTGGGGCGCCCCCAGCCTCACAGGCTTCCTCTGGAACAACGGCCGCGTGATTGCCGACGGCTACGGCCAGGACCGCGACCTCGACCTGCGCAGCTTCTCTCAGGTCATGAGCCAGGCTGGCCTCGACGGCACCCCCCTCCTCCAGAGCGACGGCACGCAGGCCGGCTGGTACGCCCAGAACCACGGCAGGCTCCTCCTGCCCACCTACACCGAGGCCACACAGACCGGCTACGCCGTCCACTGGGGAACCGGTCGCTTCTATGACGAAGGTGATATGGGCACGCCTGTGAACTCGCTGGCCATCCTCCTCGACGGGCTTCTGGAGGGGCCCCCGCCCTTCTCCATCGCCCTCCTCGCCCCCGACCACGGCGACGTGCCCGCCGGCACCACAGGCACCATCCTGGGCATCTGGGACATCGGGGTTGTCGGCGGCCTGCCCGAAGGAACCACCGCCGACCTCGTGTTCCGCTACGACGACTTCCTGGCCGCCTTCATCGGCCTCAACGAGGCCGACATCCTGATCTACCACTTCGACGGCCTGAGCTGGGCGCCTCTCACCACGTTCGTGGACACCGAGGCGCACACCGCCATGACCAGCGGCGTCACCAGCTTCTCCCCCTTCGCCGTGGGCCTGAACATCACCAGCCAGGAAGCCGCCATCCCCGAGCCGGGCAGCCTCGCCCTCCTCGCCCTGGGCGGCCTGGGCCTCCTGCGCCGCCGGCGGCGGGCCTGA
- a CDS encoding alpha-L-fucosidase produces the protein MRKPRPTVGDTGWFQQARFGLFIHWGLYALPARHEWVKHNEQIPNEVYDAKYFARFDPDLYDPKAWAAAAAGAGMRYFVVTTKHHEGFCLWDSKLTDYKATNTPCGRDLIRPMAEAFREAGLHVGFYHSLIDWHHPHYVLDPHIGPYRNHPDRAKMNEGRDQAKYAKYLHGQVKELLTGYGKVDVIFYDFSYPRPDGTGKGRKDWDSERLLKLTRRLQPGIIVNDRLDLEDVPGGWDIKTPEQFLPREWVRVGGEPVVWETCQTFSGSWGYHRDEATWKSVPQLVQMLIEVVSRGGNLLLNVGPTGRGEFDERALERLAGLGQWMRRHGRAIYGCTEAPDEFPTPQDCRLTYNPETNRLYVHILAWPFQHLHLDGFAGRVEYAQLLNDASEIRFSDPPGHLKMSDGRDRKTLTLTLPVVKPNVTVPVVELFMK, from the coding sequence ATGCGAAAGCCGAGACCGACGGTGGGCGATACGGGGTGGTTTCAGCAGGCGCGCTTCGGGTTGTTCATCCACTGGGGCCTCTACGCGCTGCCGGCCCGCCACGAGTGGGTGAAGCACAACGAGCAGATCCCTAACGAGGTGTACGACGCGAAGTACTTCGCACGCTTCGACCCCGACCTGTACGACCCCAAGGCCTGGGCCGCGGCGGCCGCGGGCGCGGGGATGAGGTACTTCGTGGTCACGACCAAGCACCACGAGGGCTTTTGCCTGTGGGACTCGAAGCTCACCGACTACAAGGCCACCAACACCCCGTGCGGGCGCGACCTGATCCGGCCGATGGCCGAGGCGTTCCGCGAGGCGGGCCTGCACGTGGGCTTCTACCACTCGCTGATTGACTGGCATCACCCCCACTACGTGCTGGACCCGCACATCGGGCCCTACCGCAACCACCCCGACCGCGCGAAGATGAACGAGGGCCGCGACCAGGCGAAGTACGCCAAATACCTCCACGGCCAGGTGAAGGAACTGCTCACCGGCTACGGCAAGGTGGACGTGATCTTCTACGACTTCAGCTATCCGCGGCCCGACGGCACAGGCAAGGGACGCAAGGACTGGGACTCCGAACGGCTGCTGAAGCTCACGCGCAGGCTCCAGCCGGGGATCATCGTGAACGACCGGCTGGACCTGGAGGACGTGCCCGGGGGCTGGGACATCAAGACGCCCGAGCAGTTCCTGCCGCGCGAGTGGGTGCGGGTGGGGGGCGAGCCGGTGGTGTGGGAGACGTGCCAGACCTTCAGCGGCTCCTGGGGCTACCACCGCGACGAGGCGACGTGGAAGAGCGTGCCGCAGCTCGTGCAGATGCTCATCGAGGTGGTGAGCCGCGGCGGCAATCTGCTGCTGAATGTGGGGCCGACGGGGCGGGGCGAGTTCGACGAGCGCGCCCTCGAGCGCCTGGCCGGCCTGGGCCAGTGGATGCGGCGCCACGGCCGCGCCATCTACGGCTGCACCGAGGCGCCCGACGAGTTTCCCACGCCGCAGGACTGCCGACTGACCTACAACCCCGAGACCAACCGCCTCTACGTGCACATCCTCGCCTGGCCCTTCCAGCACCTGCACCTGGACGGCTTTGCGGGGCGCGTGGAGTACGCCCAGTTGCTCAACGACGCGAGCGAGATCCGCTTCAGCGACCCGCCCGGCCACCTGAAGATGAGCGACGGGCGGGACCGCAAGACGCTCACGCTCACCCTGCCCGTCGTGAAACCCAACGTGACCGTGCCCGTGGTGGAGCTGTTCATGAAGTGA
- a CDS encoding ABC transporter substrate-binding protein — translation MRNVCRALALVALVAAGCAEKEHRLRVGFSQIGAESAWRTAETKSIQEEAKKRNISLKFSDAQQKQENQIKALRSFIAQKVKAIILAPVVETGWEPVLAEVKAAGIPVVLVDRGIKVSDDSLYATLIASDFVEEGRMAGEWLAKKTGGKCNIVQLEGTPGSAPAIDRKRGFEEAIAKFPEMKILKSQTGDFDRAKGKELMEAFIKAEGKNIQAVYAHNDDMAIGAIQALKAAGMKPGTEVIVISIDGIHDAFQAMIDGELNATVECNPLLGPAAFDAVEKLLKGETLPKKTVVKDRLFEQATAAEDIKTRQY, via the coding sequence ATGCGCAACGTGTGCCGTGCCTTGGCATTGGTAGCGCTGGTCGCGGCCGGCTGCGCCGAGAAGGAGCATCGCCTGCGAGTGGGCTTCAGCCAGATCGGCGCCGAGAGCGCCTGGCGGACGGCCGAGACGAAGTCCATCCAGGAGGAGGCGAAGAAGCGCAACATCTCCCTCAAGTTCTCGGACGCGCAGCAGAAGCAGGAGAATCAGATCAAGGCCCTGCGCTCGTTCATCGCCCAGAAGGTCAAAGCCATCATCCTGGCACCCGTGGTGGAGACGGGCTGGGAGCCGGTGCTCGCCGAGGTGAAGGCGGCCGGCATCCCCGTGGTGCTGGTGGACCGCGGGATCAAGGTGAGCGACGACAGCCTGTACGCCACGCTGATCGCCTCCGACTTCGTGGAGGAAGGGCGCATGGCGGGCGAGTGGCTGGCGAAGAAGACGGGCGGCAAGTGCAACATCGTGCAACTCGAGGGCACGCCCGGCTCGGCGCCGGCCATTGACCGCAAGAGGGGCTTCGAGGAGGCCATCGCCAAGTTCCCGGAGATGAAGATCCTCAAGTCGCAGACGGGCGATTTCGACCGGGCCAAGGGCAAGGAACTGATGGAGGCCTTCATCAAGGCCGAGGGCAAGAACATCCAGGCCGTCTACGCCCACAACGACGACATGGCCATCGGCGCCATCCAGGCCCTCAAGGCCGCCGGCATGAAGCCCGGCACCGAGGTGATCGTGATCTCGATTGACGGCATCCACGACGCCTTCCAGGCGATGATAGACGGCGAGCTGAATGCCACGGTGGAATGCAACCCGCTGCTCGGCCCGGCCGCTTTCGACGCCGTCGAGAAGCTCCTCAAGGGCGAAACCCTCCCGAAGAAGACCGTGGTGAAAGACCGCCTGTTCGAGCAGGCCACAGCGGCCGAGGACATCAAGACGAGGCAGTACTGA
- a CDS encoding sugar ABC transporter ATP-binding protein → MRGIVKRFPGVVALDGVDFAVRRGEVHALMGENGAGKSTLIKVLTGVYPRDAGAVTFDGRPITPRSPLEAQRLGISTIYQEVNLIPHLSVAENIYLGRQPGRAAWIDWAAIYREAEKLLARLGLRLDVRRSLASHSVALQQMVAIARAVDISAKLLIMDEPTSSLDEGEVARLFATIRALKAQGVSVVFITHFVEQAFEIADRMTVLRNGALVGTFETANLTRLALIGHMLGKDPTAVAAMERSRAPARAESGARPVLEARGLGRHGAIEPFDLAVGKGEVVGLAGLLGSGRSEAARLLFGADRATTGQVAVDGKAVRLRSPRAAVRRGIGFCPEDRKAEGILPDLSVRENIVLAVQRRLARAGVVSRARQLEVAEKFMRLLGIVASGPEQPVKTLSGGNQQKVILARWLAMAPRVLILDEPTRGIDVGAKAEVERLVEELSREGMAVVFISSELEEVVRRSHRVAVLRERRKVAELAGEAVDERAIMRTIAGGESHGS, encoded by the coding sequence ATGCGCGGGATCGTGAAGCGATTCCCCGGGGTGGTGGCGCTGGACGGTGTGGACTTCGCCGTGCGCCGGGGCGAAGTCCACGCGCTGATGGGCGAGAACGGGGCAGGCAAGTCCACCCTCATCAAGGTCCTCACGGGGGTCTACCCGCGCGACGCGGGCGCGGTGACGTTCGACGGGCGGCCCATCACGCCGCGCTCGCCGCTCGAGGCCCAACGGCTGGGCATCTCGACCATCTACCAGGAGGTGAACCTGATCCCGCACCTGTCGGTGGCCGAGAACATCTACCTCGGCCGCCAGCCCGGGCGGGCGGCGTGGATTGACTGGGCCGCGATCTACCGCGAGGCCGAGAAGCTGCTGGCCCGCCTCGGGCTGCGGCTCGACGTGCGGCGCTCGCTGGCCTCGCACTCTGTGGCCCTCCAGCAGATGGTGGCGATCGCGCGGGCGGTGGACATTTCGGCGAAGCTGTTGATCATGGACGAGCCGACGTCGAGCCTCGACGAGGGGGAGGTGGCGCGGCTGTTTGCGACGATTCGCGCCCTGAAGGCCCAGGGCGTGAGCGTGGTGTTCATCACGCACTTCGTCGAGCAGGCCTTCGAGATCGCCGACCGCATGACCGTGCTGCGCAACGGGGCGCTCGTCGGCACGTTCGAGACCGCGAACCTCACGCGGCTGGCGCTGATCGGCCACATGCTGGGCAAGGACCCGACCGCCGTTGCCGCGATGGAGCGCTCCCGGGCTCCCGCGCGCGCCGAAAGCGGGGCGCGCCCTGTGCTGGAAGCCCGTGGGCTGGGCCGCCACGGCGCCATCGAGCCGTTCGACCTTGCGGTGGGTAAGGGCGAGGTGGTGGGGCTGGCGGGGCTGCTGGGCTCGGGCCGCAGCGAGGCCGCGCGCCTGCTCTTCGGGGCCGACCGGGCCACGACAGGCCAGGTGGCCGTGGACGGAAAGGCCGTCAGACTCCGCTCGCCGCGGGCGGCCGTGCGGCGCGGCATCGGCTTCTGCCCCGAGGACCGCAAGGCCGAAGGCATCCTGCCCGACCTCTCGGTGCGCGAGAACATCGTGCTGGCCGTGCAACGGCGGCTGGCGCGGGCGGGGGTGGTGTCGCGGGCGCGGCAGCTCGAGGTGGCCGAGAAGTTCATGCGGCTGCTGGGGATTGTCGCCTCCGGCCCCGAGCAGCCGGTGAAGACGCTGAGCGGGGGCAACCAGCAGAAGGTGATCCTCGCGCGCTGGCTGGCGATGGCGCCGCGGGTGCTGATCCTGGACGAGCCGACGCGCGGCATTGACGTGGGGGCCAAGGCCGAAGTCGAGCGGCTGGTCGAGGAGCTGTCGCGCGAGGGGATGGCCGTGGTCTTCATCTCGTCGGAGCTGGAGGAGGTGGTGCGGCGCAGCCACCGCGTAGCCGTGCTGCGCGAGCGCCGCAAGGTCGCCGAACTGGCGGGCGAGGCGGTGGACGAGCGCGCGATCATGCGCACGATCGCGGGGGGCGAGTCACATGGGTCCTAG
- a CDS encoding ABC transporter permease translates to MGPRWRHHPNLWPAVALAALLAFNLLFTKGFGAIEVREGRLYGSLVDILHRGSVVMLLSIGMTLVIATAGIDLSVGSVMAMAGTVAALMLTSAPPQPAWAAMAAGSAVALAAGLWNGVLVAFLRLQPIIATLILLVAGRGIAQLLSDGQRIRFNRPDFEFIGTGSWLGLPFTVFVVAAALVATLAVTRKTTAGLTIEAVGNNERASRLCGIRPWLVKLLVYGFSGLCAGVAGLLYTADIRQGDPLRCGEYVELDAILAVVIGGTPFSGGRANVPGSILGALCMQTLTTAILTRGVPVEYTLVVKALVVVGVCLLQSEPFRASLARLAGRRERRA, encoded by the coding sequence ATGGGTCCTAGGTGGCGGCATCACCCCAACCTGTGGCCCGCCGTGGCGCTCGCGGCGCTGCTGGCCTTCAACCTGCTGTTCACCAAGGGCTTTGGAGCCATCGAGGTGCGCGAGGGGCGGCTCTACGGCTCGCTGGTGGACATCCTGCATCGCGGCAGCGTCGTGATGCTGTTGAGCATCGGGATGACGCTGGTCATCGCGACGGCGGGCATTGACCTGTCGGTGGGTTCGGTGATGGCGATGGCGGGCACGGTGGCCGCACTGATGCTCACGAGCGCGCCGCCGCAGCCGGCGTGGGCCGCGATGGCGGCCGGCAGCGCAGTGGCGCTGGCCGCGGGACTGTGGAACGGCGTGCTCGTGGCGTTCCTGCGGCTTCAGCCGATTATCGCCACGCTCATCCTGCTCGTGGCCGGACGCGGCATTGCGCAACTGCTCAGCGACGGCCAGCGCATCCGCTTCAACCGCCCCGACTTCGAGTTCATCGGCACGGGGAGCTGGCTGGGCCTGCCGTTCACCGTATTCGTCGTGGCCGCCGCGCTGGTGGCCACCCTGGCCGTGACCCGGAAGACGACAGCAGGGCTGACCATCGAGGCGGTGGGCAACAACGAGCGCGCCAGCCGCCTGTGCGGCATCCGCCCCTGGCTCGTGAAGTTGCTGGTCTACGGCTTCAGCGGCCTGTGCGCCGGAGTCGCCGGTCTCCTCTACACTGCCGACATCCGTCAGGGCGACCCCCTGCGCTGCGGCGAATACGTGGAACTGGACGCCATCCTCGCGGTGGTGATCGGCGGCACGCCGTTCAGCGGCGGGCGGGCGAATGTCCCAGGCTCCATCCTGGGCGCGCTGTGCATGCAGACCCTCACGACGGCGATTCTCACGCGCGGCGTGCCCGTCGAGTACACGCTCGTGGTGAAGGCCCTCGTCGTCGTGGGGGTGTGCCTGCTGCAGTCCGAGCCGTTCCGGGCATCGCTGGCCCGGCTGGCGGGGCGGCGAGAGAGGAGGGCGTGA
- the yjfF gene encoding sugar ABC transporter permease YjfF: protein MKLPFSRKHVPLLSTVAVFLLLYAVCAVRYRGEGFLSLQVFVNFFGDNSFLGIVAVGMTFVILSGGIDLSVGSVLALSSILMAVLTEKAGVPPLAAMGAVLATGACLGLAMGGVVRFFGLPPFIVTLAGMFLARGLGFVLQIESIPITSPFYRGLTSWGLALPGARVPATALVFLAIVAGGVYLSTQTVFGRNVYALGGSEEAALLMGVPVGRTKVLVYGLSGFCSALAGIVYTVYGSSGDPRAALGMELDAIAAVVVGGTLLTGGVGYVAGTLMGVLIFGIIQTGITFEGTLSSWWTRVAIGALLLVFVLLQKLFARPGAGEPGSA, encoded by the coding sequence ATGAAGCTCCCATTCTCCCGCAAGCACGTCCCGCTGCTTTCCACAGTGGCCGTGTTCCTGCTGCTGTATGCGGTGTGCGCCGTGCGGTACCGCGGGGAGGGGTTTCTGTCGCTCCAGGTGTTTGTGAACTTCTTCGGCGACAACTCGTTCCTGGGCATCGTGGCCGTGGGGATGACGTTTGTGATCCTCTCGGGCGGCATAGACCTGTCGGTTGGCTCGGTGCTGGCACTGTCGAGCATTCTCATGGCGGTGTTGACGGAGAAGGCGGGCGTACCGCCCCTGGCGGCGATGGGGGCCGTGCTGGCGACGGGCGCGTGCCTCGGCCTGGCGATGGGCGGGGTGGTAAGGTTCTTTGGCCTCCCGCCCTTCATTGTCACGCTGGCCGGGATGTTCCTGGCGCGCGGACTGGGGTTCGTCCTACAGATCGAGTCGATCCCGATCACCAGCCCCTTCTACCGGGGCCTCACGAGCTGGGGCCTGGCGCTGCCGGGAGCTCGGGTGCCTGCGACGGCCCTGGTGTTTCTGGCCATCGTGGCGGGAGGTGTCTACCTCTCGACGCAAACGGTGTTCGGGCGCAACGTGTATGCCCTGGGCGGCAGCGAGGAGGCGGCCCTGCTGATGGGCGTGCCCGTTGGCCGCACCAAGGTGCTGGTCTATGGGCTGAGCGGCTTCTGCTCGGCCCTGGCCGGGATCGTCTACACGGTCTACGGGTCGAGCGGGGACCCGCGGGCCGCGCTGGGCATGGAGCTGGACGCCATCGCAGCCGTGGTGGTGGGCGGCACGCTGCTCACCGGAGGCGTGGGCTATGTGGCTGGCACGCTCATGGGTGTGCTGATCTTCGGCATCATTCAGACGGGCATCACCTTCGAGGGCACCTTGAGCTCGTGGTGGACGCGCGTGGCGATCGGCGCGCTGCTGCTCGTGTTCGTGCTGCTTCAGAAGCTCTTCGCTCGGCCGGGGGCGGGCGAGCCGGGCAGCGCGTGA